A genomic stretch from Leptodactylus fuscus isolate aLepFus1 chromosome 10, aLepFus1.hap2, whole genome shotgun sequence includes:
- the HMX3 gene encoding homeobox protein HMX3 codes for MPETGQESNSTPAKESPFSIKSLLTCEPPKAARPPKALFTPIKGTLDGAAFALSPLTDLSFPRLEIPTQRFALPAHYLERSPAWWYSYTLTHGGHTPRTEVPEKSLLLGPSSPVSGGERESPEPIHNLKQDLDHKESDSKSPEEIILEESDAEEGGKKDESGEDWKKREDSPDKKPCRKKKTRTVFSRSQVFQLESTFDMKRYLSSSERAGLAASLHLTETQVKIWFQNRRNKWKRQLAAELEAANLSHAAAQRIVRVPILYHENSSSAESASSAANVPVSQPLLTFPHPVYYSHPVVTSVPLLRPV; via the exons ATGCCTGAAACGGGACAAGAAAGCAATAGCACCCCTGCCAAGGAGTCTCCCTTCTCCATCAAGAGCCTCCTGACTTGTGAACCACCTAAAGCAGCCCGACCACCAAAAGCTCTCTTCACCCCTATCAAAGGGACCTTGGATGGAGCAGCCTTTGCCTTATCCCCCCTGACAGATCTCTCCTTCCCCAGGTTGGAGATCCCAACACAGAGGTTCGCGTTACCTGCACATTACCTGGAGAGATCGCCTGCCTGGTGGTACTCCTACACCTTGACGCATGGAGGTCATACACCCAGGACTGAAG TTCCTGAGAAGAGTCTTCTCCTTGGTCCATCCTCCCCAGTCTCTGGTGGAGAAAGAGAGTCTCCAGAACCCATCCATAACCTCAAACAAGACCTGGACCACAAGGAGAGTGACTCCAAAAGCCCAGAAGAGATCATCCTCGAAGAAAGTGATGCTGAGGAAGGAGGCAAAAAAGATGAGAGTGGTGAGGACTGGAAGAAAAGGGAGGACAGTCCAGATAAGAAGCCTTGTAGGAAGAAGAAGACCAGGACTGTGTTCTCCAGGAGCCAGGTCTTCCAGCTGGAGTCCACCTTTGATATGAAAAGATACCTGAGTAGCTCGGAGAGGGCAGgactggcagcttctctccattTGACAGAGACCCAGGTCAAGATTTGGTTCCAGAACCGCAGAAACAAGTGGAAAAGGCAACTGGCAGCAGAACTTGAGGCTGCCAACCTGAGCCATGCGGCTGCCCAGAGAATCGTGCGAGTGCCCATCTTGTACCATGAGAACTCCTCCAGTGCAGAGAGTGCCAGCTCTGCGGCCAACGTGCCAGTCAGCCAGCCCCTCCTGACTTTCCCCCATCCAGTCTACTACTCCCACCCTGTGGTCACATCAGTCCCTTTGCTGAGGCCAGTCtga